The genomic stretch TGTGGAATGACGATTTCAGTGTTAAGACTCCAAAGGACTCATTTAACATAATACATTTATAGTTTGAGCGTATTATAATGATTTGAGTCAATCGCGATCGTAAGAGCTGAATTAGACGGCgcgtgaactcgcatgcgattttagttacattgcggactgtttaCGGTTACGTCCAATTAAACCCATCGattaaaacccgcaatggtatgcaacttgcatgcgagttctcgcaccgtctaaatcagccctaaacgTGGTTGCTTGTCCGCTAGCCACTGGATTTTAGCTACCATATACCGGTTATATTAGCACGCTGACTCGTGAGGCAAGTTACAGGAACATTCTTGTTCTTTCAGAACAAATCATAGTCTTATTCACGTATATATTAttaagtgccagttgcaccaaccacatttgacagactgatcatcgtcagccggcgcgccccgcgcctttactatgaaactttccatacataaaaatttagcgaactctttaacgttcgtaacagtttggtgcaaccgacctttAGTCTTCCAACATAAACATGGCACCAACAAGAAAAAACAGCACCAgctttctcaaaagcttgtaacttgtaatacaagcagATGTCACTTTTTTaaagcttttgttagaaagggacttccacttgtgttacaagttacaagcttttgataaacgggCCCCAGGACCCTATTTagtaaagctacaagttacaattttctTGTCAGCGCTTGACAGTgcttgtaaaattgtaattggTTTATAAATTAGGGCCCAGCAGTATAATATCAAAAACTGACATAAAATTGTGCAATGATATTATACTTATGATATTAATAATTAAGATATGACAACCATCCGATCGTTAGAAAAGAAACGTTATGCCTCCGGCATAAAGTACACTTTCACACGTACACAATCTAAAAGTCGTAACTAGCTGATGCAAAATTGTATAAAACCTGGACGGACAACTCAACTCACTACTGCAAATGAGCATCCAGCAATAAAAACCTTATAGTTGACATCCGTGTCGTTTAAATAAATTCGCCGAGGCATACAAACTACGTTGATCCGAGTAGGATCCCGATAGTCGATTAGTACTGTCTCTTCTTTAGCGCGCTCcagatctgcgaaatcgactccacactcgcgttcgcggcttcgtgCTGCGTTCGCGcaagagtgtggagcgggctttataTAAAACCACCACGCAAATTGTCTTCTCGATAAACATGTGATAACACCAAAGGCCTTTAGATAAAAAATGTCAATAAATTGACATCACAATAGTTTTTCGTTATGGCTCCTTAGCTCAAAAAAGCTCAATATAAAACTTTAGGTAGTTACGAGTTCAGCTATTATGAATCTGACTTATCAGAGGTAAGTTATCACAAGTTTAGACGTCTGTCTCAgaattatttatacgtcactTTACAACTGCTATTATAACGTCCATTCGAATTGCGTTGTCATTACCTCACCTGATTACCTTGAGCGTCTTTGTATAGCAGGGTAACTATCGGAACCCTATAAATTACTAATGGCAGCCTTTAATTTATTGTAAGTAGATCATATTTATGCTAACATTAAATACAACTATTTCGTCGTCATTATGGCAGTCGTGTTTACATTTTGTAGCTACGTGGGTACTATCTTGACAATTCTTTGGTAATGATTCGTTAAACTCCTTGATCAATAATAAGTGTGCCTTGATTTTTCTAGTTTTCTTACATAACTTATGTAGGTACCGACGCGTTTTAACTTTAACACCATATGCACCGTACCTTTTAGCATAGTTCACTATAGGTATCGGGCCGTCAACCTCAAATAGAGGCGAAATATTTAATACCAAACATCAAGACCTGCGCAGCAGATTATGTTAAACTTGTATAAGCTTTACATACAATTGTCTTTAATTCAACACCGAAACGCTTTCAACATAGCCAACGTGATATTATTCACAGCCTAACGTTCAAAAGAACCGTCCGTCGTACACCCCAAATGGCTCCGCTGGTACTTCACATTCACAAGGACGTCACTGGCTTTAGTTTCCTTCAAAAGAATTGTTCATTTCTACTATTATATCTGTAGAGTGGCCAATGAAGGTGGGTTAGGGTTGTGCGGCGTGCAGGGCGTCAGAGGGGTGGTGGGTGCGGAGGGGGCGACGGCCGTCGCGGGGGTCAGCGGCGTGTCAGCGGGCGGGTCAGCGGCGCGAACCAAAACCCGCCTTAACTCTTGAGCTCTTGCGGCTAACGTTCGGGCAGCCTCGGCCATCTCCGCCACGGCGCTGGCGCAAGGGAACTGTTGAGCAGCGGATTTGGTCTTGGCGACGGTGGCGGCGAGCGCGTCTGACAGCGCGTCGGAACATCGGAGGGCTCGCGACTTTAAGCCGGCGTGTTGGGCGCTCCTGTTGGACAAATAAACTGTCAGAACTGAGGAAGTTGGTGTCACAGCAAACGTCGATCAATATCAGATACCTATTCAAACTTAATAGTTTAAAATGGCGGACTATTTTTGTAATCCTCGCCTTAAAGTGATAGTCAAATCGAAGACCATTTTTGATTCCTATTATTGACGCAAAACCATATCCACGCATCTGAAAGCGCTGCGCTGCGCTGAAAGCGTTCCAATTTAAATCAGGTATATACTCGGAgcaattaacaatggagccgccattaacaggcgttcccctctgtcgaaaataggcggccaatggtcaaccacatgtcaaccatatgtatggactgacgtttatctgacatgacgtacctatacatttgatgtgcccctcccccgcaaaaaacggcagactattttgtatcgaaaattttagacatggcgtctccattggttatatcctctaagggtaTATAGGTAGTTACTCACCGATGGACCGTATCCCCAACGTGAACGATTCGGTGCGCGCTAAGCACGACGAACTTGCCATGCGCGAGGAAGACGTCAGGCGGTTGCCCCATCTCAACAGTCCGTAAGAATGCTTCGACGGCCGTGGCGAGGTGCGCTCCGTACGTGGCCGCCTGTGCGGCGTAGAACGCGGCGAGTTGACGGTCGTCGGCGGGCAGGCGCGTCGCTGCTGCTACTGCGCTGACCTATAACAAATGACATTGATAAGCGATAATTCGATAAATTTCATTTCTCCTAGCttagaatatacctacataacataATGATTGAAATTGAAAGATGATGAAGCAAACGCATGACTTCCCTTTTAAGGTCTCTGAACTGTGGCTCTATTACttacgctgcgtcttacgtaagcgaaaAACTCGCGaatgcggcgcggcgcggcgggcctaaggcgttcgcgttcgcaaccagatcgcccacgtaggacacttctataggtatcaaaggatttgATTCACCCCGtgccgcatcgcttcgcttcgcgttcgcgtgttgttcgcctacgctGCGTTACTGCTTGGAGCAGTCACAAACCGAGCGCGCTCAACAAATATGTGATATATTGCTTTTATGGCGTATTTTGAcacaattattattaatattatgttcTGTGCTCATACATTTATTAACTATATAGGTGGTGTAGATACCTCGCCAGCGTGGTCGGCATCCCTCACAAGCGCGTCGAACGACGCCCGTAGCTTGTCGGGTAACGCAGCGCGGATTTCGGCGTTCCGCCGCCCCACCGCCGTACGCGATTCTAGGCGGACGTAATCGTATTCTTCCGTCCATTCGTGTTCTGGAACTGTGCCTGCTGACCGCCTGCACAAAACAAAACACCGGTTAATTTATAAAGCTTGCTGTCTTCATGAAGACGATTTCAGCAGATCTAGTCGATTCAATTAGTGGAAGGCTTCGCCGAGTCTTCTGCTCGTATTGTCGAATTTAAGTGATCGTAACAGCGTATGAAATACATGTACAGTCGTACAAAAATAGCGAAAGCTGTGGCCTGAATTCCTGTGCCCTATCCCACAAAACTTTACAAGTGTACAATTcgacaaaattgttaaattgtaaacaaaaaaatgtaccacaataattacaaatatgtattcatTACAAGTCTGcagtatacaaatatgtaatttttgcTAAAGCGTATCACAAAGAATAAAGGTATGTCACGACAGCTACATAATTGTAGAATTGTTGATTTGTAAATATACGAGCGAAAAATTGTAATGTTACAactacaaatatgtaataatttattttgcttcTTTAATGTTGAAGGTAGTTTCACTTTATACGCAATACGCAAgaattacataaattatatttatatagtgaTCTTGATCTATCTACGAGCATCTACATACTAACTGACATTACAATGGATTTGCAAGCTAAACTGACCATTATATTAGGAATAATGGAGAAAGATTGGAAATACTTAAGGGACACTATGTGGCAAAATTGGAAAAGGCGTACGAAGATAAGCTCAATTTgagtatatgtatttttttgtccAGTATATATGAGTATgttgtaaattaaattaaagctaAGTAAAATTGggattatatatgtatgtaggtatatatgaaaTTCATGACACCTAGGATTACTATCACTGCTACTTGAACTAAATATTTcgtggtaggtatatatacaaaGGGTTGGAATCGCTAAAAATGATAAAGATACTACTGCAATTACTAGTATTCGTATAGTAGCAATTGTAGCAAGAGGGTGCGACACACGCTTAGAGAATTGTTAAATTGTAGGTACaattctacatatatgtataattattactacaatTTATTGTAGCACAAAACAATTGTCAGCTacaaatttgtacattttccggAAAAGCTATGTAGCGTATGTAAAGTTTTGTGATACAACAAATTGTAGACTTttgatacaatttacatatttgtaagaattttccACTACAAATTTGTTACTTGTGGTACgcacaattgggtaggtaaagttttttgaagataggcaaattaaattttttaccgatagtatttattatagcgatcacggaaatgcagctcttttatttttatttcattttattaattaaatataattttttaaatgatcgatatgacgtttgtgagatggaatggcagatccgagtaattaactcctttgccgtagtaaatgggacgagatagaaaaaaaatcgatgtcaactgtcagtgtcacttagctctcattcccgaaaaataacggacaagcctcatgttaccttgcgaattgctattaatgttatcattgagattttcgacgacctcagcacgacccacggacttctgattccccacgacatctgcgcgtatttggacaaagattgaatttactttcgataacttggcactgcataataaaattattggacaacgttttcttccccacccctacacgacggcccctacgctgacccttggacagagttttgcaagaaaaataagcgagttcatacgagcagattctacaaatttgaaattattatcataacagtgataagcacaatgccgttgaattagaggagcaatggccgtacaggagtacgtatccgtgaaatacataggtacataaaactttcttcacttgtgttttgatttttattattaaattgccatgagctgttaagttcgtaaacaagaaatcggtctaattttttctaacaatttcaaccatctgttagttttgtgtggttatcctcattttatgaatgttgttcttattttcaggtggatgtaaacattcattggcggtattatactgatggctaattagaaccattgagccatgacatacttccttgcagtgttattcggctaagcctcgagcatcctgtgaatctgaaggatataattatttccataaaaaagagcaatcgaattaggaccaagatatcccgagaatctaaagacattttataaaaaatgcaataaaatgaaaatgggagactctcttattttaacaatgttacaagatcatgacaatgttatggtctatacttattaaaattttaaaaccaacatgtctttatctttgacttgaaaatgtacaaatgatttgggttaagttttatgaaatgcaacttatgctaaaaatctattattattatatgtcaaattatcgtgaactcgatgttgcttaaggcgtatccagattagtcaatttttcgccaatctgattaaattgcccgatcgaatcgggacgtacggacgcaaacgccaatttggctcgccgaattcaaccgccgataatgaccgataaaatgaggtgcggacacaagaacaccaatttgtgaggctagtattttcgttatggggcattttttcaatttaaatggctctaatatcaccataaatctaaaattggagattgacgccaatttcatttctgatcaaatcgaccgatttgatcagtcccgtctggataccgctttagcaccgcgaaagggcgctgcgcggtgcgcgcggattgacgcatgcgcgtaccgtatgcttagtatctatggtaatataatttaataaaatatgcagataaaaggcggcaaagtttattcgttgtgcaatactcaataagttaccgcttgttattttaattagtgtccgaccgaaacatgtttttttaccgaaaccgaaaccgaaaccgaatgttcggctttggctctagtttcggccgaaaccgaaaccgaaaccgaaacttttgtagacttgataaaatcgttgaaaaatgtcataaaaccgcttttatacacatattatggggctgtcaacaccgaatgtccttgaaattgatgttacttaagcagtttttttaagaaaattactaagaccaagataattctgcaacgattttgataacacacgcagtgcaagtgttattttaaacgtcaaaacttctatgaaattatgacgtatcaataacatttgcactagttgcactgcgtatcaaaatcattgcagaattttcttggtctaattctattcagtcaccagtcaagctaacatgtagatacagggtcaaccaaaacaccaaccaaaaacgcgagcgcgaaatattttgttaacaatatcgcaaggccaggtaccaatcttcacctgggcctaaaagtccgaagtgccccagtgaggcgaactttcatgcgaagtcaaagccgtgcttcaggcttcaggataagtagttgagcacagactccaaccaatgtccattgtattaaaaagcgagaccgcagtttCGTCGACGTTCGACGAAGcaaaagtttttcggaacttatttacctacgaaatatcatttgatatttactatttgcttttcggtgaaggaaaaacatcgtgaggaagccggactagtcccgataaggcctagttaacactctgggtttgaaggtcagtctgatggcagtcgctttcgtaaaaactagtgcctacaccaatttttgggattagttgtctatTGGACCCCGGGCTcccattcccattgccagggcACGGCAAAAATTCCGGGattacgcgaggaagatgatgagtttTCTTATTATTCTCTTGCCCAGGGTCCAGTAACATGCGACAGTGctatctcattcactccgatacaattagacagtgtacgcgttataagtattgacagcctcttaagactgcgtcggccgtccagtggcgccctcattagtggaattgtgttttataataaaccaattaatttctgtacctatacatgaatcagtatatgtagatattaatattgttgtcctacttatcccccaacttttggtctttgtccgaagtaccatttcgtaagtttcggcccggccgaaaggttcggctgTTTTtgggccgaaaccgaaactacagccgaaacatgattttttggccgaaactggccgaaaccgaaaccgaaaccgaaccttcggtcggacactaattttaatactcgtgaactcgtaaacaaaatgagttcaagtgacgaaaacgacctggaatagacggcacaccgcctcatttgaaagcagaagcaaacttaataatgaataactagcttcctgctaagtccagggacaaatacaacaggacttacgacatgctcatgctgtggaaggacacaagaaggacagccaaaacgcaagaaacacctactctgaaagtggtttttagcgtatttctgtgaccaagtgaaaactaaaaagccatctacatttaatataaactaagaatatgcgttgtttttttaattgtattcgcgtcactttacccctattaaatacgctttactacattgaatttgttttattccctcacataatttgagaatagtgcttactatgtacacctcaatggaagcaaaaatatagtatttttgcgagttgatacacttgctacttgtgtatagtggcaaatgtattaaacccgcaatcaacactaatcaatatgtaaacaggccccaacgtgaagcacatttaccctacagacatacttatccatattgaccatatttgaacctctcaactctcttcaagggcacgccacacagcgtgattctatatactgttgtaatgttaatgcttaaggataataatttctggatttataaaataaaacgaaacgaaatttactggatttatattatattattttggatttatattataagttttctaaagtacagtcgccatcagatatattggtgcagctaggaggctcataaatatctgaacacgcctctattatcagggcgtgcgtgttcagatattgtgaacaccttgccgagcccatatatattagccaataacgacctagttataagacttacaatcttaatcattatgtatgtataatacaacaatcacgtttatatagtcctcacaaacgtataagttaccattttggccaatatatcttcaaagcttggcaccgaatcgctgttaaagactttggtgtgctcaaatacgctgaatttggaaagtaacgtctgtactgtcttgtagacggtacgacgcactttgagttcatctctgtaatattctatttccattcgaacgtttccgggatcgtctccatctattgtgttgatattgagatccaaaatgactcgtgtagcagtccaagagtcgtggtgaaggcgttaatgaaaatgttctccaagaagcagtgccaagtagtcgaaagcaatcgttatcattatcaaaatatccgtgttgagcgtgctagggacgttaaaaatacttattctagaaatcacaccgacatccaattacaagaaaacacaaatgtttcgtccgaccattattttccaattatttgcaagttattttccaagaatgacactgacagttgacatcgattttttttctatctcgtcccatttactacggcaaaggaattaattactcgaatctgccatttcacctcacaaacgtcatatcgatcatttaaaaaattatatttaatcaataaaataatataaaaataaaagagctgcatttccgtgatcgctataatgaatactattgggaaaaaatataatttgcctatcttcaaaaaactttacctacccaattgtattattacaaacttgtaacttgacacttgtaaaattgtaattgtaagtttTGTGGGATAGGCCACTGATCTCCGCTTTTAAAGTGCATCGTCAGAATTGGTTACAACTTTTATTCTACTATGAGGTCTTAATTAAAAAGTAGCGATAAAAAGAAGCTATAAAAGAAGCTGCTCGCCTTACGTCCACAGTCAAGGAACTCAAGGATCTTACAGAGACAACCAGCTAGTCCAGGGCATCTTGCGTTGTTGTGGTTATCGCTAGTGTTCTAACGACTCGGCGCAATCTTAAACTTTACCTATACCTAGGAATATGAACGTTATGCTTGTTGAGACTTGAGAGATCTTACCTGAATAATAGCGACGCATTCCCATGTATAAACGAAGCTGCTCGCCTCACATCCTCTGTCAAGGACCTCGCACAGGCCACCAGCTGGTCCAGCGCGTCTTGCGTCCCGTCTGTTGGTTCTCGCTCGCGTTCTAACCGCTCGGGCGCCCAGTCGCCCGCGTCCAGCGCTGACGTCGCCTCGTGCGTTATGCGCTCCGCGTCCTTCAGGGCTTTTACTAGTGGCCGTAGCTTTACTGCGATGCCTGGAAGTAAGGTTAATTAGTCTTTGTTGATAAAAAGAAGCCTTAATTCCTTACACAGCAAACAATATATACCAGAACTGGAATTTCTTGCTTGCTTGAGTCTGGCACTGGCGCTAGGTACCTTTATCCTGCGCATCATGCGCGTTGGCGAGCGTGGCGTCCGCGAAGACAGCGAGGTCGTGCAGCGCGGCGCGCAGGCGcgcgcccgccacgcgcacGTCGAGCACGCGCGGGCgcagcgcgccgcgccgccgccagcCCGGCGTCACGTATGACAGCAGACGCGACACGGCCGCTGACGCTTCCTCCTGTCACAACAAATTGATATAATACAccagtcaaatcttacaaaaaaatctcctaaaaaaacaatgcgtgatgtagttctatatatttttttatattgtttggagtccttggaggaatgtgaaactatgttttgcaagcaaaaaaaagttgtgctccctgcgtaatttgcaaaaaactgcaaaaatttcggagttttttcagtttttgcacttttattaaaaagctatgggtttttggtcaaaacttgcGATGTAACGCTAAAAGAACATTAAATTTGAAACAATTTAAGCCCATGTATAGCGCCACACGTTAAATAGTTCATGAGAtatggaactttaaaaaaagggtatttttttccttagaatgaaatttttagtttttcctatatttcaggacaaatatcggcactaaccgctcatgctatcagatatattgcgataaataaagttgtagcatatttaattacctttcatttaagtgcaaGAAAGGGTCAGTAAGTTCTACAGTTCTCTAGTTATCGTAAgaaaatgaaattgctataatgaggaaggcaactaatgtattgttttaaggcattgtcaaaatcCGTACAAAAGGCAGTACGATCGTCGAGAATGCCATCTACGATTAACTTTTACCGGCCTTCTCGGATAGCAGCAGAGCGATGTTagagatcaaccatttttaaaatgcactcccttcttaagcacttcattcattcagtaatgaaatcaagataCAAACTGTAGAGTGACTTGCTTTTAGGCTCCACTTTTTGGTCTTAGCCATTGATTGTAGTCCACGATACCGATTCTTATTTAAGAATTAGTTCtggttttgatcttgttttgatacgaccttgacaacAGTTCACGGTGATTGGCGTGGTGTTGGCGAAACGCACCAGAATCACTGGAAGTTGTGTCATTAGATATCTAGCTGTCGCTTTTTGGCGCTCTTGAGTGTACTGTGAGTCGTGTTAATCCAAGATCACGATAATATCCTAACCACAACAAATTGATACATCAGAATCAGCTACCATTACCCACGCTAAGTATATGTTTGTGCATGGATGTGACTCAGTCTTGTCAAGTTACCAGTATATTATAACTTCTTCCGTGGTTTACCGTATTTACACGGAATATTGCAAATAATGCAAATTCTTTTCCAATGGCTGTTAAGACTAAATGTATGTGGAGCTATTGCTTAGTGAGTTGTCAATCCACGGGTTGTGactataaataactatttcagtcTTTACTGTACAAATGAATTTATAGTCTGGACCaattaaaaataagaataattgaACTAATTTGTCAATAGAAAATACGGCAAATACATATTGAAGTTTTTGAGTTACAAATTggatatttaagtaggtacctatatgtgtaATTCGTAACCAAATATAtctcaatgttaacatgattaACTAATTATACTAAAAGAATATCTCATTGCTAGAAAGTAACAAATGTATGCAATCTACCCGGCTTGGCAGATCATGCATCATGTTAACACACACTTATCTATACCTTACTGAATAAAAACTAGTACATACTACGTGTTTCGTTTAGTTCTTCTTCTATTCCCGATTTGGTTTGTCAATCTATACACCTTTGTATGTAGTTAAgactcttagtaataggatattGCTAGTTAAAACCCGTAGATTATAACACAAACGtatccctagtagcattttcgttggggcccacggtgccaacggtagggaaaacgttgggatgaggttcgttccgtagccaacattaattttgtattggcccaccatcgcatttaccaacattcgctgtggcacagatgcccaacaatgggcctttgtgtattttagtaccgttggctaaacaacgataatattcgttggcccaatgatgacatatatcgcatttaccaacattggcagtggcagtgatgcccaacaatgggcctttgtgtattttgctaccgtttgctaaacaacgataacattcgttggcccaatggtggcaaataccgcatttaccaacattggctgtggcacggatgcccaacaattggcctttgtgtattttggtaacgttggttAGTCACCGATATCATCCGAtagcccaatgatgacaaatatcgcatttaccaacattggctgtggcactgatgcccaacaatgggcctttgtttattttggtaacgttggttaatcaacgatatcatccgatggcccaatgacgacaaatatcgcatttaccaacattggctgtagcattgatgcccaacaatgggcctttgtgtattttggtaacgttggctaatcaacgatatcatccgatggccca from Cydia fagiglandana chromosome 11, ilCydFagi1.1, whole genome shotgun sequence encodes the following:
- the LOC134668867 gene encoding breast cancer anti-estrogen resistance protein 1 isoform X3 — encoded protein: MSIPLGRETVLPTQCMARALYDNIAESPDELAFRRGDLLTVLEQNTGGSEGWWLCSLRGRQGICPGNRLRIVAGVFDASAALQRRRARTPAPVAHQPMPAQQSPAFTKIEECSHYDVPRAPMPVQRIGNYDSPRPIGDWYDAPRAPRPASADSACSGTGSLTSATSSASANSGSSAHSSTYDVPRSRALPLPCDAALEALERLQEEASAAVSRLLSYVTPGWRRRGALRPRVLDVRVAGARLRAALHDLAVFADATLANAHDAQDKGIAVKLRPLVKALKDAERITHEATSALDAGDWAPERLEREREPTDGTQDALDQLVACARSLTEDVRRAASFIHGNASLLFRRSAGTVPEHEWTEEYDYVRLESRTAVGRRNAEIRAALPDKLRASFDALVRDADHAGEVSAVAAATRLPADDRQLAAFYAAQAATYGAHLATAVEAFLRTVEMGQPPDVFLAHGKFVVLSAHRIVHVGDTVHRSAQHAGLKSRALRCSDALSDALAATVAKTKSAAQQFPCASAVAEMAEAARTLAARAQELRRVLVRAADPPADTPLTPATAVAPSAPTTPLTPCTPHNPNPPSLATLQI
- the LOC134668867 gene encoding breast cancer anti-estrogen resistance protein 1 isoform X2, yielding MTTYGRWTLYDGGMENVQCMARALYDNIAESPDELAFRRGDLLTVLEQNTGGSEGWWLCSLRGRQGICPGNRLRIVAGVFDASAALQRRRARTPAPVAHQPMPAQQSPAFTKIEECSHYDVPRAPMPVQRIGNYDSPRPIGDWYDAPRAPRPASADSACSGTGSLTSATSSASANSGSSAHSSTYDVPRSRALPLPCDAALEALERLQEEASAAVSRLLSYVTPGWRRRGALRPRVLDVRVAGARLRAALHDLAVFADATLANAHDAQDKGIAVKLRPLVKALKDAERITHEATSALDAGDWAPERLEREREPTDGTQDALDQLVACARSLTEDVRRAASFIHGNASLLFRRSAGTVPEHEWTEEYDYVRLESRTAVGRRNAEIRAALPDKLRASFDALVRDADHAGEVSAVAAATRLPADDRQLAAFYAAQAATYGAHLATAVEAFLRTVEMGQPPDVFLAHGKFVVLSAHRIVHVGDTVHRSAQHAGLKSRALRCSDALSDALAATVAKTKSAAQQFPCASAVAEMAEAARTLAARAQELRRVLVRAADPPADTPLTPATAVAPSAPTTPLTPCTPHNPNPPSLATLQI
- the LOC134668867 gene encoding breast cancer anti-estrogen resistance protein 1 isoform X1, translating into MPDTVNIRVYISNVYKSCKGCYLRSIKPAQPKRCMARALYDNIAESPDELAFRRGDLLTVLEQNTGGSEGWWLCSLRGRQGICPGNRLRIVAGVFDASAALQRRRARTPAPVAHQPMPAQQSPAFTKIEECSHYDVPRAPMPVQRIGNYDSPRPIGDWYDAPRAPRPASADSACSGTGSLTSATSSASANSGSSAHSSTYDVPRSRALPLPCDAALEALERLQEEASAAVSRLLSYVTPGWRRRGALRPRVLDVRVAGARLRAALHDLAVFADATLANAHDAQDKGIAVKLRPLVKALKDAERITHEATSALDAGDWAPERLEREREPTDGTQDALDQLVACARSLTEDVRRAASFIHGNASLLFRRSAGTVPEHEWTEEYDYVRLESRTAVGRRNAEIRAALPDKLRASFDALVRDADHAGEVSAVAAATRLPADDRQLAAFYAAQAATYGAHLATAVEAFLRTVEMGQPPDVFLAHGKFVVLSAHRIVHVGDTVHRSAQHAGLKSRALRCSDALSDALAATVAKTKSAAQQFPCASAVAEMAEAARTLAARAQELRRVLVRAADPPADTPLTPATAVAPSAPTTPLTPCTPHNPNPPSLATLQI